In the Alteromonas sp. M12 genome, one interval contains:
- a CDS encoding metalloregulator ArsR/SmtB family transcription factor, translated as MDNTFSALANKTRRQILDFVKNNPACLVNDISRQFAMSRVAIMKHLKILEQANLLVTEKIGTSKHHYFNVIPIQQIYDRWTDEYSRFMASRLTGFKNQIEQQLQDDENEPEQDKKCS; from the coding sequence ATGGACAATACTTTCAGCGCACTAGCAAATAAAACTCGACGTCAAATTCTCGATTTTGTGAAGAACAATCCAGCCTGTCTGGTGAATGATATTAGTCGTCAGTTCGCTATGAGTAGGGTAGCGATAATGAAACACTTAAAAATACTAGAGCAGGCCAATTTGTTAGTTACTGAAAAGATCGGTACATCCAAACACCATTATTTTAACGTCATACCCATTCAACAAATTTATGATCGCTGGACGGATGAATATAGTCGTTTTATGGCATCCCGTTTAACCGGCTTTAAAAACCAAATTGAACAACAATTGCAGGATGATGAAAATGAGCCAGAGCAAGACAAAAAGTGTTCATAA
- a CDS encoding DUF5655 domain-containing protein, producing MATPEEMAQTMRNNVEQKTGKGMNSWFEIITKGQCEKHGQIVKMLKTEFAVTHGFANLIAHDYLNRNATPSNETDLIETQYSGSKQHLKIIYSTIIKALDSLSEMQIAPKKSYISLRRNKQFALIQPSTKTRVDLGLNLKNVEPQGRLEASGSFNSMVSHRIKITDINQVDEELIDWLKMAYQQS from the coding sequence ATGGCAACTCCAGAAGAAATGGCGCAAACCATGCGCAACAACGTGGAGCAGAAAACCGGAAAGGGCATGAACAGCTGGTTTGAAATCATCACCAAAGGACAGTGTGAAAAGCATGGTCAAATAGTTAAAATGTTGAAAACTGAGTTCGCTGTGACCCACGGTTTTGCTAATTTAATCGCCCATGACTATCTCAATCGTAATGCAACTCCGTCAAACGAAACAGACTTAATAGAGACGCAATATAGTGGCTCTAAGCAACATTTGAAAATAATATACTCAACTATTATTAAAGCTCTCGATAGTTTGAGTGAAATGCAAATAGCGCCAAAAAAGTCTTATATTAGCTTGCGGCGCAATAAGCAATTTGCACTCATTCAACCTTCCACTAAAACCCGTGTTGACCTTGGTCTTAATCTTAAAAATGTCGAGCCTCAGGGGCGATTGGAAGCTTCTGGTAGTTTCAATTCGATGGTGTCTCATCGAATTAAAATCACTGATATAAATCAAGTAGATGAAGAACTGATTGATTGGCTGAAAATGGCATATCAGCAAAGCTAA
- a CDS encoding PEP-CTERM sorting domain-containing protein translates to MIKTKKLALASITLSAMLGASAATAAPIFMQGNFLWTQVSDDGTLGNESAIPGLIHDPTGTGTFDTAQGDYLRPGTPFEGFGISSDQFSTVGNRNSSSDSVSQVSITDLGGGAFDNHVRWTGTADNGFFDIVHDFFFDDTDENLNITTTITAISDMTNLAFSRAIDPDPDNYPGGSASTNNERGLDLNNDGDYDDAGELAQTDFISASGVISGLTMGMFTDSDYEHNTGIEFSCCSQINPADYLIGGDFAPIAFGFDSSGDNGIGLGFMIGDLNAGESATLNYSYVFGDTVGTVDIPGDDDPTTVPVPATILLFGIGLMGMSMRKRFAK, encoded by the coding sequence ATGATTAAAACAAAAAAGCTGGCATTAGCAAGCATTACATTAAGTGCTATGCTAGGTGCATCGGCTGCAACGGCCGCACCTATTTTTATGCAAGGTAATTTCCTCTGGACCCAAGTGTCAGATGATGGCACCTTAGGGAATGAAAGCGCCATACCTGGACTTATCCACGATCCAACAGGAACAGGAACTTTTGATACTGCACAAGGAGATTATCTTCGCCCGGGGACCCCGTTTGAAGGCTTTGGTATCTCGTCTGACCAATTCAGTACTGTAGGTAATAGAAACTCTTCAAGCGATAGCGTAAGTCAGGTGTCAATTACAGACCTAGGTGGTGGCGCATTTGACAACCATGTTCGCTGGACGGGTACTGCTGACAATGGTTTTTTCGATATTGTTCATGACTTTTTCTTTGATGATACCGATGAAAACCTGAATATTACGACCACGATTACCGCTATTAGTGACATGACTAATCTTGCATTCTCAAGAGCAATTGACCCTGATCCAGATAACTATCCTGGCGGTTCGGCAAGTACAAACAATGAGCGTGGGTTGGACTTAAATAATGATGGCGATTACGATGATGCTGGTGAATTGGCGCAAACTGATTTCATCAGTGCCTCTGGTGTTATCAGTGGTTTAACTATGGGTATGTTTACCGATAGTGATTATGAACATAATACAGGTATAGAGTTTTCTTGTTGTTCACAAATTAACCCTGCTGATTATTTAATCGGTGGTGATTTTGCACCAATAGCATTTGGTTTCGACTCTTCTGGGGATAATGGTATCGGGCTTGGCTTTATGATCGGGGACTTGAATGCAGGGGAGTCAGCAACTCTTAATTATTCTTATGTTTTCGGTGATACAGTAGGTACTGTAGATATTCCTGGAGATGACGATCCAACTACCGTTCCAGTTCCAGCAACTATCTTGCTGTTCGGCATTGGTTTAATGGGGATGAGCATGCGTAAGCGTTTTGCGAAATAA
- a CDS encoding DUF6701 domain-containing protein encodes MQTTKTCHFKIIALLAALPATYVLADVLQPSTITLVDTQYNSTTWAASNLQDGDSNTHWLSSKLSNNINFQLNDSNEAYCVEEFELTNYGKDSSSLKQFMLLTTSDSSLSADSGTDGWRPIVAEQNPTAKIDYLSWAQGARLVSVDSEYNSTTYGAKNLNDGSNKSRWLSKKSNNTIEFNFDTDWNGNAGNSIPISEIQITNYGNDDRSVKEFQIEVTTDGVTWNKLEVPGSVAGDDDYIYSRTHNGGVLGIVDSEYNATTWAAENMQDGDDNSLWLSRKNNNTIEFSFDPNSNGTTGAEGDTDDVFTFSKFNLRNYGAHTRSVQQFQIAVQTLSDPSWQKIYVPGSAIGDNDFNFAMSHNGGTLVEIDSELNSTSWGADNIHDGDANSRWLSSNGNNTLAFQFDVDEDGLMGTATDYFTLESFRLRNYGNDDRSIKQFQVSVKTASNPTWQKIAVPGSTSGEANYNFALTYQGGTLTSFDSQYNSTSLAAKNIHDGDGNSSWLSNKTNNFFEFQFDADGDGSLATAADQFTLQSFYLKNYGNDDRAINEFQVAVKTSANPNWQKLSVPGSVIGEPDYNFALAQQGGTLVNIDSQYNATSYAAANLHDGDLNSSWLSSKSNNTLDFQFDLDDDGNLSGAGDRFKLEGFNLVNYGNNDISIKYFQIEVKTLSNPDWIKIPVAGSGANEPNHNFSLSYHGGSLTTIDSEYNSTSYAAKNLHDGDQSNQWLSSKQNNTLAFTFDTDNDGTNGDPINFDTFSLVNYGNNISVQTFELDIQISNGPWQTINAPDGGTTFTANMDNDLQTWSVGAYNNVTATRIRTLSNYGHSTFTGARELTFSGDSVGPTYTYTAAKNNDGESFSIDPAYQFENITDVRLRTISNYGHSSYIGAKEFKLLGPSVSESKTFKAAMHSNGELFSLDSEDIPVNVTDVKLITISNHGDPSYIGAREFELLGLSVAQSKTFTAAMNDSVQTFTLDPADVPTDVTDVKLVTISNHGDNTYIGAREFELLGPSITRTKIFTAAMHSNGETFQLDEDDIPEEVTAVKLITINNHGDTSYIGLREFEVIGESVTPSTTFSVPMSAAPYDIVLDEEDEVTDVIGARLVTIKNHGDPSYTGIADFKLLGTAITPSYIFTAENTTLLQSYDFDPITTNILRFRSLNNYGSSSYVRATDFKLNEGVCKNAQWRMDETSWNGTANEVKDSTNSGYDAVSVGYGVGTDPTTSAMSPALEGDPGSCGYGEFDGVDDYIVSANGDSLDELTAMTLSAWIKASSFNQTNGTDSRGVFSKGPDGVDGVSYGAFFTNSGGNRLYVDIDGANDRFQSNTSFVVDTWYHIAIVFDGTQDESERVKLYVNGTLDGTFSESSSLIPNTSGDFYIGNLYSSANQKSVFHGAIDEVNLRPTALNAAEVSSLMGTTRSCTVPLHHIQIEHDGDGLTCSAEPVTLKACANLDCTDLVPIDVNVTLAATGSPSTWSNNPITIPSGETVSVEFNHTTAETITLSAETDVPAMSDLECIPDCDIVFSSGGYLLSLEDHTACSTTNLTIQAVKVGDSSTSCAAAENGDLSLDLVFNYANPTTGTKVPTLDSTAMAAASVTQNRIINFDESGTAVLSFEYQDAGKISIEVNDASGNGLASSTVTTVVSPAKLIVASPDANAECTTNDASCNVFKKAGEDFNLSVAAACSDGTITANFEMKNIPLTVDTVAPLTGNSVSLGVANISIDTADNGVKLETNQSVSEVGVFTITATPPVNGYFGKTIDAATSESIGRFTPAYFDLETVFDGFLSGGDPFVYAGQMNIASPASGQISYATEPEFTITAKSLDGHTTLNYTGDFVNLDESNIVRVSPTEDSSQIGADATTNVSLSANLKSPTITEMNGVISYQFNSTDNFIYERNANALVEPFTSNLSLKVTSVIDADGITANDSDGNAANGVLELLPFGEEVRFGRWVLKNNYGPETTSLNIPMQIEYWDGSRFVISSEDNFTRFDAATDVNITDISLAPGTTSASGAGTFESGRAEFLLSPPGVNNQGDVQIEFEVPTWLQFDWSDIDFNYDGPYTENPSSVATFGIFHGNDRMIHWREKSN; translated from the coding sequence ATGCAAACCACCAAAACGTGCCATTTTAAAATTATTGCTTTGCTGGCAGCTCTTCCTGCTACCTATGTTTTAGCAGACGTATTACAACCCTCGACTATAACCTTAGTAGATACTCAATATAATAGTACCACTTGGGCGGCCAGTAATTTACAGGACGGTGATTCAAACACTCACTGGTTATCTAGCAAATTAAGCAACAACATTAATTTCCAACTCAACGACAGCAACGAAGCATACTGTGTAGAAGAATTTGAATTAACCAATTATGGTAAAGATTCAAGTTCACTAAAACAATTTATGTTACTCACCACTTCAGACAGCTCTTTAAGTGCCGACTCTGGTACTGATGGATGGCGTCCAATCGTAGCTGAGCAAAACCCCACTGCAAAAATTGATTATTTGAGTTGGGCGCAAGGGGCTCGATTGGTATCGGTGGACAGTGAATACAATAGCACAACCTATGGTGCGAAAAACCTTAACGACGGCAGCAACAAATCAAGATGGTTGTCGAAAAAATCGAATAACACCATTGAGTTTAATTTTGATACCGACTGGAATGGCAACGCTGGAAATTCAATCCCCATCAGTGAAATACAAATTACAAACTACGGTAACGATGATCGCTCAGTAAAAGAATTCCAAATTGAAGTTACCACTGATGGTGTGACTTGGAACAAACTTGAAGTCCCCGGCTCAGTCGCTGGTGATGACGACTATATATACTCCAGGACACATAATGGTGGTGTATTAGGCATTGTTGATAGCGAATACAACGCCACTACCTGGGCTGCTGAGAATATGCAGGATGGCGATGACAACTCACTTTGGTTAAGTCGCAAAAATAATAACACTATCGAATTTTCTTTTGACCCAAATAGTAATGGTACAACTGGAGCCGAAGGAGATACTGATGATGTCTTTACCTTTAGTAAATTTAACCTAAGAAACTATGGAGCGCACACTCGTTCAGTACAACAGTTTCAAATTGCAGTGCAAACTCTGAGTGACCCAAGTTGGCAAAAAATTTATGTGCCGGGCTCAGCTATTGGTGATAACGATTTTAATTTTGCTATGTCCCATAATGGCGGTACTTTGGTCGAGATCGATAGCGAATTGAATTCCACCTCTTGGGGTGCTGACAATATTCACGATGGTGACGCAAATAGTAGATGGCTAAGCTCGAATGGAAATAACACCCTAGCCTTCCAATTTGACGTTGACGAAGATGGCTTAATGGGTACGGCAACAGACTATTTCACCCTCGAAAGCTTCCGATTACGAAACTATGGAAATGACGATCGGTCAATTAAGCAGTTTCAAGTTTCAGTCAAAACCGCCTCAAATCCAACATGGCAAAAAATAGCGGTACCTGGTTCCACAAGTGGCGAAGCTAATTATAATTTTGCTTTAACGTATCAAGGCGGTACCTTAACCAGTTTTGACAGTCAGTATAACTCCACGTCATTGGCTGCGAAAAATATTCATGACGGTGACGGAAATTCTTCTTGGCTAAGTAACAAAACTAATAATTTCTTTGAATTTCAATTTGATGCTGATGGGGACGGCTCACTCGCCACTGCCGCGGATCAATTTACCTTACAAAGTTTTTATTTGAAAAACTATGGAAACGATGACCGCGCTATCAACGAGTTCCAAGTAGCGGTTAAGACATCAGCAAATCCAAACTGGCAAAAACTCAGTGTGCCAGGCTCTGTCATTGGCGAACCTGACTATAATTTTGCTTTAGCGCAACAAGGTGGGACATTAGTCAATATTGATAGCCAATATAACGCCACCTCCTATGCAGCTGCAAATCTGCATGACGGCGACTTAAACTCATCTTGGTTAAGTAGTAAAAGTAACAATACCTTGGACTTCCAATTTGATCTCGATGATGACGGTAATTTATCAGGAGCCGGGGACAGATTTAAACTTGAAGGCTTCAATTTAGTTAACTACGGCAATAACGATATTTCAATTAAGTACTTTCAAATTGAAGTTAAAACCCTTTCTAATCCAGATTGGATAAAAATTCCTGTCGCTGGCTCAGGGGCCAACGAACCAAATCACAATTTCTCATTGAGCTATCACGGTGGTAGTTTAACTACTATAGATAGTGAGTATAACTCTACCTCTTACGCCGCCAAAAATTTACACGATGGTGACCAAAGCAATCAATGGTTGTCCTCCAAACAAAATAATACATTAGCCTTTACTTTTGACACCGATAATGACGGTACCAATGGAGATCCGATTAATTTCGATACTTTCTCTCTGGTTAATTACGGTAACAACATATCAGTACAGACCTTTGAACTTGATATTCAAATTTCAAACGGTCCATGGCAAACCATCAATGCCCCAGACGGCGGGACGACTTTTACCGCCAACATGGATAATGATTTGCAAACTTGGTCTGTCGGCGCTTATAACAATGTCACAGCTACACGCATACGTACCTTAAGTAATTACGGACACTCTACCTTTACGGGCGCCAGAGAATTAACCTTTTCAGGTGATTCAGTTGGACCTACCTATACTTATACTGCCGCTAAAAATAACGACGGTGAAAGCTTCAGCATAGATCCAGCTTATCAGTTTGAAAATATAACGGATGTGCGCTTACGCACAATCTCCAACTATGGTCATTCTAGTTATATTGGCGCGAAAGAATTTAAACTTTTAGGGCCATCGGTTAGTGAAAGTAAGACGTTTAAAGCAGCAATGCATAGCAATGGTGAATTGTTCAGCCTAGATAGTGAAGACATCCCCGTTAACGTCACAGATGTGAAACTCATCACTATTAGTAATCACGGCGATCCATCCTATATCGGTGCTCGTGAATTTGAGCTGCTTGGATTGTCAGTAGCCCAAAGCAAAACCTTCACAGCGGCTATGAACGATAGTGTTCAGACTTTTACTCTAGACCCTGCCGATGTGCCAACTGATGTAACCGATGTGAAACTAGTAACCATTAGTAATCACGGTGACAATACCTACATTGGGGCCAGAGAATTTGAACTACTTGGCCCATCAATTACCAGAACGAAAATTTTTACCGCGGCCATGCATTCAAACGGAGAAACTTTTCAGTTAGATGAAGATGACATTCCTGAGGAAGTCACTGCAGTCAAGTTAATAACCATCAACAATCACGGTGATACATCTTACATCGGGCTACGTGAATTTGAAGTAATCGGGGAATCGGTTACTCCATCAACCACCTTTAGTGTGCCAATGTCAGCAGCACCATATGACATAGTATTGGATGAGGAAGATGAAGTTACAGATGTAATAGGAGCACGTTTAGTAACCATTAAAAATCACGGTGACCCAAGTTATACAGGTATCGCTGATTTTAAATTACTGGGCACAGCAATTACCCCAAGCTACATATTTACTGCTGAAAATACGACTTTATTACAGAGTTATGATTTTGATCCTATCACCACCAATATTCTGCGTTTCCGTAGCTTGAACAATTATGGAAGCTCATCTTACGTAAGGGCCACTGATTTTAAATTAAATGAAGGGGTCTGCAAAAACGCGCAGTGGCGGATGGATGAAACCAGCTGGAATGGTACGGCAAACGAAGTAAAAGATAGCACTAACAGTGGTTACGACGCAGTTTCAGTGGGTTACGGGGTGGGTACTGATCCAACTACATCTGCGATGAGCCCCGCCCTTGAGGGCGATCCAGGTTCATGTGGGTATGGAGAATTCGATGGCGTTGATGATTATATTGTTAGTGCAAATGGAGACAGTTTAGACGAGTTAACAGCCATGACGTTATCAGCGTGGATTAAGGCCAGTAGTTTTAATCAAACCAATGGCACGGATTCACGGGGGGTGTTTTCAAAAGGACCTGATGGTGTTGACGGCGTTTCTTATGGTGCTTTTTTTACCAACTCTGGCGGCAACCGACTGTATGTAGACATAGATGGGGCGAATGACAGATTTCAATCGAACACCAGTTTTGTGGTTGATACTTGGTATCATATTGCTATTGTTTTCGATGGTACCCAAGACGAATCAGAAAGAGTAAAACTATATGTTAATGGTACTCTTGACGGTACTTTTTCTGAGTCCAGTAGCCTAATTCCTAATACTTCAGGGGATTTTTATATTGGTAATTTATATTCATCGGCAAATCAGAAAAGCGTTTTCCATGGGGCCATTGATGAGGTAAACCTGAGGCCGACGGCTTTGAATGCGGCAGAAGTATCTAGCCTTATGGGCACAACCCGCTCTTGTACTGTGCCACTACATCATATCCAAATTGAACATGATGGAGATGGTTTAACCTGCAGCGCTGAACCTGTTACGCTCAAAGCCTGTGCCAATCTAGACTGTACAGATTTAGTCCCCATAGACGTCAATGTAACCCTGGCAGCCACGGGAAGTCCGTCTACATGGAGTAATAATCCAATCACTATTCCCAGTGGTGAAACTGTCAGTGTCGAGTTTAACCATACAACCGCAGAAACAATCACCCTATCAGCCGAAACAGATGTTCCAGCAATGAGTGATCTAGAGTGTATACCTGATTGTGATATTGTTTTTTCCAGCGGTGGTTACCTGCTTAGCTTAGAAGATCACACTGCATGCAGCACCACAAACTTAACAATTCAAGCGGTTAAGGTCGGTGACAGTAGTACCAGTTGTGCGGCTGCGGAAAATGGCGATTTATCCCTAGATCTAGTTTTCAATTATGCAAATCCAACCACTGGAACCAAGGTACCCACTTTAGATTCCACCGCCATGGCTGCCGCCTCAGTTACTCAGAATAGAATCATCAATTTTGATGAATCCGGAACGGCAGTATTAAGTTTTGAATACCAAGACGCCGGTAAAATTAGCATTGAAGTAAATGACGCAAGTGGCAACGGGTTGGCTTCTTCAACAGTAACAACGGTAGTTAGCCCGGCTAAATTAATTGTTGCCAGCCCTGATGCTAATGCAGAATGTACAACAAACGATGCTAGCTGCAATGTATTTAAAAAAGCCGGTGAAGACTTTAATTTATCAGTCGCCGCGGCATGTAGTGACGGTACCATTACAGCAAACTTTGAAATGAAGAATATTCCCCTTACAGTAGATACTGTTGCACCGTTAACGGGTAATTCGGTGAGTTTAGGGGTGGCGAACATCAGTATTGATACAGCCGACAACGGCGTAAAATTAGAAACAAATCAAAGTGTTTCAGAAGTAGGTGTATTTACTATAACGGCAACACCGCCAGTTAATGGTTATTTTGGTAAAACTATTGATGCCGCAACAAGTGAAAGTATCGGTAGGTTTACCCCAGCGTATTTTGACTTAGAGACAGTATTTGATGGATTTCTGTCTGGAGGCGATCCTTTTGTCTATGCTGGACAGATGAACATTGCAAGCCCTGCTTCAGGTCAAATTAGCTACGCGACTGAACCTGAATTCACCATAACGGCCAAATCTTTAGATGGGCATACAACGTTAAACTATACCGGTGATTTCGTAAATTTAGATGAGTCCAATATTGTTAGAGTCAGTCCCACCGAAGATTCAAGCCAAATTGGTGCCGATGCCACTACTAATGTCTCTTTGAGCGCAAATCTAAAATCGCCGACGATAACCGAAATGAATGGGGTAATTAGTTATCAATTTAACTCAACCGATAATTTTATTTATGAGCGTAATGCCAACGCGTTAGTTGAACCATTTACAAGTAACCTAAGTTTGAAGGTTACATCGGTTATAGATGCAGATGGAATTACGGCAAACGATTCAGATGGAAATGCTGCCAACGGGGTACTTGAATTGCTACCATTCGGCGAAGAAGTGCGTTTTGGTCGATGGGTTTTGAAGAATAACTACGGCCCAGAAACCACTTCATTGAATATCCCGATGCAAATCGAGTATTGGGATGGAAGTCGTTTTGTGATCAGTAGCGAAGACAATTTCACTCGCTTCGACGCAGCAACCGACGTCAACATAACCGATATAAGTCTAGCTCCAGGCACTACTAGCGCGTCAGGCGCAGGTACGTTCGAGTCGGGACGTGCAGAATTCCTCCTTTCTCCACCTGGAGTTAATAACCAAGGTGATGTGCAAATTGAGTTTGAAGTCCCAACTTGGTTACAATTTGATTGGAGCGATATCGACTTTAACTATGACGGCCCGTACACTGAGAATCCGTCCTCGGTAGCGACTTTTGGCATATTTCATGGCAACGATCGAATGATTCATTGGCGCGAAAAATCAAATTGA
- a CDS encoding ABC transporter permease: MNRIVASFVLETGAELLKAFRAPEFIFPTLGMPVAFYTLFAILIPGSNSSPGYLLATYGVFAVMGPAIFGFGISVANERDKGWLDLKLAAPSQGFSYIGAKICSTLLFSSMSLAIMYIIAGFGAAVALPQSTWALMLITHIVATLPFILIGLIVGFVCNGNASVAVSNIIFLAFAALGGLWVPIMLFPPGMQTFAHLLPTYHLSEIALHIIGAPGERDLLYNMLAILIMSAVLLAITALAWSKQRNH, encoded by the coding sequence ATGAACAGGATAGTCGCCTCTTTTGTATTGGAAACCGGTGCCGAATTGCTAAAAGCCTTTCGCGCACCTGAATTCATCTTTCCCACATTAGGGATGCCAGTGGCATTTTATACATTATTTGCCATCCTAATTCCCGGCAGTAATAGTTCGCCAGGTTATTTACTAGCCACTTACGGCGTATTTGCCGTTATGGGACCTGCAATATTTGGATTTGGAATTAGTGTGGCAAACGAGCGGGATAAAGGCTGGTTAGATCTGAAATTAGCAGCGCCTAGCCAAGGCTTCAGTTACATAGGTGCGAAGATCTGTAGCACCCTTTTGTTTTCAAGTATGTCATTGGCAATCATGTATATAATCGCCGGTTTCGGGGCGGCTGTAGCGTTGCCTCAAAGTACCTGGGCATTGATGTTAATTACCCACATTGTTGCCACTTTGCCATTTATCTTAATCGGTTTAATTGTTGGCTTTGTTTGCAATGGTAATGCGTCCGTAGCGGTTTCCAATATCATTTTTCTAGCTTTTGCGGCGTTAGGGGGATTATGGGTCCCAATCATGCTATTCCCACCAGGCATGCAAACTTTTGCACACTTATTACCCACCTATCATCTGAGCGAAATTGCATTGCATATTATAGGTGCCCCAGGGGAACGAGATTTGCTCTACAACATGCTAGCAATTTTAATCATGAGCGCGGTACTGTTAGCGATAACCGCATTGGCTTGGTCTAAACAACGTAATCACTAG
- a CDS encoding SRPBCC domain-containing protein — protein MSQSKTKSVHKIFIAAPIDKVWQQLTKTDGLQAQFFNARLDTPGLEQGAAIRMRTGKNGKYTSVVGEVLEFDPPFIYSHSFKFTSLDDPYCKVTYKLKEVDGGTEFTLINEDMPVATKTAKYMEQGVPFILNTLKGVVEHGKPPFKYQLMLFMIGALSFTVPSKCKSEHWPL, from the coding sequence ATGAGCCAGAGCAAGACAAAAAGTGTTCATAAAATTTTTATTGCGGCGCCAATAGATAAAGTTTGGCAACAACTAACTAAAACAGACGGTCTACAAGCTCAGTTTTTTAATGCTCGTTTGGACACTCCTGGGCTTGAACAGGGTGCAGCTATAAGAATGCGCACTGGTAAAAATGGTAAATATACCTCGGTAGTGGGGGAAGTGCTGGAATTCGATCCTCCCTTTATCTACTCCCATTCCTTTAAATTTACCAGTTTAGACGATCCTTATTGCAAGGTGACTTATAAGTTGAAGGAAGTGGACGGGGGAACTGAATTTACCCTTATTAATGAAGATATGCCGGTTGCAACGAAAACTGCAAAATACATGGAGCAAGGTGTCCCGTTTATTTTAAATACTTTAAAAGGTGTCGTTGAGCATGGCAAACCGCCATTTAAGTATCAACTTATGCTATTCATGATTGGCGCTTTGTCTTTTACCGTGCCAAGTAAATGTAAAAGTGAGCATTGGCCACTCTAA
- a CDS encoding ABC transporter ATP-binding protein: protein MDLSTPILQAKNLKKSYAAIEAIKGVNFSIQGAGVFAILGQNGAGKTSLIKCALGLEKISSGDMQIMGHQPGSMNAKRQTGVILQDSDLPDLLTIREQITLFASYYPAPFSVQQTIEMCELEGFADKRYKKLSGGQKRRAQFALAIVGNPQLIFLDEPTTGLDIEARRNMWAIIRQFAKQGKSIVLTTHYLEEAENLADRIMIMNSGLIVADASPNEIKKQTSGSIIRCETQIPADKLRVITGVTSVSKSGRFSEIRSKNVNLSLSEILNLDSQIADLTVSQPKLEDVFSHLSQGDKL from the coding sequence ATGGATCTTTCAACACCAATTTTACAAGCTAAAAACCTCAAAAAATCATACGCAGCAATTGAAGCTATTAAAGGCGTTAATTTTAGTATTCAAGGTGCTGGCGTATTTGCCATTTTAGGTCAGAACGGTGCAGGAAAAACATCTCTCATTAAATGTGCGCTAGGTTTAGAAAAAATCTCCTCCGGTGACATGCAAATAATGGGGCATCAACCCGGCTCTATGAATGCTAAACGTCAAACTGGGGTCATTTTACAAGACTCAGACTTGCCAGATTTGCTAACAATTCGCGAGCAAATAACGCTATTTGCAAGCTATTATCCCGCCCCATTTTCAGTACAGCAAACCATTGAAATGTGTGAACTTGAAGGCTTTGCAGATAAGCGTTATAAAAAATTATCTGGCGGTCAAAAAAGGCGTGCGCAGTTTGCCTTAGCCATAGTTGGTAACCCCCAATTAATCTTCTTAGACGAACCCACTACGGGTTTAGACATTGAAGCCAGACGAAATATGTGGGCTATCATTCGGCAGTTTGCCAAACAAGGCAAAAGCATAGTACTCACCACTCATTATCTAGAAGAGGCCGAAAATTTAGCCGACAGAATCATGATTATGAACTCAGGTTTAATAGTGGCTGATGCTTCGCCTAATGAAATCAAAAAGCAAACTAGCGGCTCAATTATTCGCTGTGAAACTCAAATTCCGGCAGATAAGTTGCGTGTTATAACCGGCGTGACTTCCGTTTCGAAATCAGGACGCTTTAGTGAAATTCGCAGTAAAAACGTCAATCTATCACTGTCAGAAATATTGAATTTAGATTCCCAAATTGCTGACCTTACCGTTAGCCAACCCAAATTAGAAGACGTGTTCAGTCACCTTAGCCAAGGAGATAAATTATGA